One segment of Haemophilus influenzae DNA contains the following:
- the tuf gene encoding elongation factor Tu, whose product MSKEKFERTKPHVNVGTIGHVDHGKTTLTAAITTVLAKHYGGAARAFDQIDNAPEEKARGITINTSHVEYDTPTRHYAHVDCPGHADYVKNMITGAAQMDGAILVVAATDGPMPQTREHILLGRQVGVPYIIVFLNKCDMVDDEELLELVEMEVRELLSQYDFPGDDTPIVRGSALQALNGVAEWEEKILELAGHLDTYIPEPERAIDQPFLLPIEDVFSISGRGTVVTGRVERGIIRTGDEVEIVGIKDTAKTTVTGVEMFRKLLDEGRAGENIGALLRGTKREEIERGQVLAKPGSITPHTDFESEVYVLSKDEGGRHTPFFKGYRPQFYFRTTDVTGTIELPEGVEMVMPGDNIKMTVSLIHPIAMDQGLRFAIREGGRTVGAGVVAKIIK is encoded by the coding sequence ATGTCTAAAGAAAAATTTGAACGTACAAAACCGCACGTAAACGTGGGTACAATCGGCCACGTTGACCACGGTAAAACAACTTTAACAGCAGCAATTACAACCGTATTGGCAAAACATTACGGTGGTGCAGCGCGTGCATTTGACCAAATCGATAACGCGCCAGAAGAAAAAGCGCGTGGTATTACCATCAATACTTCACACGTTGAATACGATACACCGACTCGTCACTACGCACACGTAGACTGTCCGGGACACGCCGACTATGTTAAAAACATGATTACCGGTGCGGCGCAAATGGATGGTGCTATTTTAGTAGTAGCAGCAACAGATGGTCCTATGCCACAAACTCGTGAACACATCTTGTTAGGTCGCCAAGTAGGTGTACCATATATCATCGTATTCTTAAACAAATGCGATATGGTAGATGACGAAGAGTTATTAGAATTAGTAGAAATGGAAGTTCGTGAACTTCTATCTCAATATGACTTCCCAGGTGACGATACTCCAATCGTACGTGGTTCAGCATTACAAGCATTAAACGGCGTAGCAGAATGGGAAGAAAAAATCCTAGAATTAGCGGGTCACTTAGATACTTATATTCCAGAACCAGAACGTGCGATTGACCAACCGTTCCTTCTTCCAATCGAAGACGTATTCTCAATTTCAGGTCGTGGTACAGTAGTAACAGGTCGTGTAGAACGTGGTATCATCCGTACAGGTGATGAAGTAGAAATCGTCGGTATCAAAGATACAGCGAAAACTACTGTAACGGGTGTTGAAATGTTCCGTAAATTACTTGACGAAGGTCGTGCAGGTGAAAACATCGGTGCATTATTACGTGGTACCAAACGTGAAGAAATCGAACGTGGTCAAGTATTAGCGAAACCAGGTTCAATCACACCACACACTGATTTTGAATCAGAAGTATATGTATTATCAAAAGATGAAGGTGGTCGTCATACTCCATTCTTCAAAGGTTACCGTCCACAATTCTATTTCCGTACAACAGACGTAACTGGTACTATTGAATTACCAGAAGGCGTGGAAATGGTAATGCCAGGCGATAACATCAAGATGACAGTAAGCTTAATCCACCCAATTGCGATGGACCAAGGTTTACGTTTCGCAATCCGTGAAGGTGGCCGTACAGTAGGTGCGGGTGTTGTAGCGAAAATCATCAAGTAA
- the hflD gene encoding high frequency lysogenization protein HflD gives MKNYHDIVLALAGVCQSAKLVHQLATESRADSDTFLTALNSLFITQPQQIEDVFGGEVRHLKLGLETLIHQLNAQGDQNLTRYWLSLLALEGKLSKNPDAKQTLGNRISRLKEQEIHYARDSETMLSIMANIYSDVISPLGKKIHILGSPDYLRQELVQNKIRAVLLAGIRSAVLWKQMGGTKWQILFFRRKLLATAKQIYSSIY, from the coding sequence ATGAAAAACTACCACGATATTGTTCTTGCCCTTGCTGGAGTGTGCCAATCAGCAAAATTGGTTCATCAACTTGCAACAGAAAGTCGAGCAGATTCAGATACATTTTTAACCGCACTTAATAGCCTTTTCATTACCCAACCACAACAAATCGAAGATGTTTTTGGTGGAGAAGTTCGTCATTTAAAATTAGGTCTGGAAACCTTAATTCATCAGCTCAACGCGCAAGGCGATCAAAATTTAACTCGCTATTGGCTAAGCCTTTTAGCATTAGAAGGAAAATTATCGAAAAATCCCGATGCCAAACAAACATTGGGCAATCGAATTTCTCGCCTAAAAGAACAAGAAATTCATTACGCTCGAGATAGTGAAACAATGCTATCTATTATGGCAAATATTTACAGCGACGTTATTAGTCCATTGGGCAAAAAAATTCACATCCTAGGCTCGCCTGATTATTTGCGACAAGAACTCGTACAAAATAAAATTCGTGCAGTGTTACTTGCAGGCATTCGCTCTGCTGTGCTATGGAAACAAATGGGCGGAACAAAATGGCAAATTTTATTTTTCCGCAGAAAATTACTTGCCACCGCAAAACAGATTTATTCTTCTATTTATTAA
- a CDS encoding YfcZ/YiiS family protein gives MAIQTEKPIECVGCNTFDMKSLFDNRDCSQVIEYIYDGEEQAQEALAFFTQKARDVESESCEIQSEITKVDDGYLLKANFTFCCQAELVIFQMRIA, from the coding sequence ATGGCAATTCAAACTGAAAAACCGATTGAATGTGTAGGTTGTAACACATTTGATATGAAATCACTTTTCGATAATCGTGATTGTAGTCAGGTTATTGAATATATTTATGACGGTGAAGAACAAGCGCAAGAAGCGCTCGCATTTTTTACCCAGAAAGCGCGTGATGTAGAAAGTGAATCTTGTGAAATTCAATCTGAAATTACAAAAGTGGATGATGGCTATTTATTAAAGGCAAATTTCACTTTCTGTTGTCAAGCTGAATTGGTGATTTTTCAAATGCGTATTGCGTAA
- the mscL gene encoding large-conductance mechanosensitive channel protein MscL: MNFIKEFREFAMRGNVVDMAIGVIIGSAFGKIVSSLVSDIFTPVLGILTGGIDFKDMKFVLAQAQGDVPAVTLNYGLFIQNVIDFIIIAFAIFMMIKVINKVRKPEEKKTAPKAETLLTEIRDLLKNK, encoded by the coding sequence ATGAATTTTATTAAAGAATTTCGCGAATTTGCAATGCGTGGCAATGTCGTAGATATGGCTATCGGTGTGATTATTGGTAGCGCATTTGGCAAGATCGTAAGTTCACTTGTTAGTGATATTTTTACGCCCGTGTTGGGGATTTTAACTGGTGGTATTGATTTCAAAGATATGAAATTTGTATTAGCACAAGCACAAGGCGATGTTCCTGCTGTTACTTTAAATTATGGTTTGTTTATTCAAAATGTGATTGATTTTATTATTATTGCTTTTGCAATCTTTATGATGATCAAAGTAATCAATAAGGTAAGAAAACCAGAGGAGAAAAAAACTGCACCAAAGGCAGAAACATTGCTTACTGAAATCCGTGATTTATTAAAGAATAAATAA
- the dusA gene encoding tRNA dihydrouridine(20/20a) synthase DusA, with product MLQNLPHFYRCRFSVAPMLDWTTRHCRYFHRQFSKHALLYTEMVTAPAIIHAKYDLLDFDLQENPVALQLGGSDPEQLKYCAKLAEERGYHEINLNVGCPSDRVQNGMFGACLMAKADLVADCVEQMQSAVKIPVTVKTRIGIDELDSYEFLCDFIEKVQGKGCQEFIIHARKAWLSGLSPKENREIPPLDYARVYQLKRDFPHLTIVINGGIKTIEEMKQHLQYVDGVMVGREVYQNPSLLGQIDQALFDPNAPIVTAHEAVESMLPYIEQQLSQGIYLNHIVRHILGAFQNCKGARQWRRYLSENAFKQGAGVEVVETALSFVES from the coding sequence ATGCTTCAAAATCTACCGCACTTTTACCGCTGCCGTTTTTCTGTTGCACCAATGTTAGATTGGACAACACGCCATTGTCGTTATTTTCATCGCCAATTTTCAAAGCATGCGTTACTTTACACTGAAATGGTCACCGCACCTGCGATTATTCATGCCAAATACGATCTCTTGGATTTTGATTTACAAGAAAATCCCGTTGCGTTACAGCTGGGAGGAAGCGATCCTGAACAACTCAAATATTGTGCAAAACTTGCTGAGGAACGAGGATATCACGAAATTAATCTTAATGTAGGATGCCCTTCTGATCGCGTACAAAATGGAATGTTTGGTGCTTGCTTAATGGCGAAAGCAGATTTGGTGGCAGACTGTGTAGAACAAATGCAAAGTGCGGTCAAAATTCCAGTCACTGTGAAAACGCGTATTGGCATTGATGAATTAGACAGCTATGAATTTTTATGTGATTTTATTGAAAAGGTTCAAGGAAAAGGTTGCCAAGAGTTTATTATCCACGCACGAAAAGCTTGGCTTTCGGGGTTAAGTCCCAAAGAAAATCGAGAAATTCCGCCATTAGATTATGCTCGGGTTTATCAACTAAAGCGTGATTTTCCACATCTAACTATCGTAATTAATGGTGGTATAAAAACCATTGAAGAAATGAAACAACATTTGCAATATGTGGACGGCGTGATGGTTGGGCGAGAGGTCTATCAAAATCCAAGTTTACTTGGGCAAATTGACCAAGCCTTATTTGATCCTAACGCACCAATTGTTACCGCTCATGAAGCGGTAGAGTCAATGCTTCCTTATATTGAACAACAACTTAGCCAAGGAATATACCTTAATCATATCGTCCGTCATATATTAGGCGCATTCCAAAATTGCAAAGGTGCTCGTCAATGGCGACGATATTTAAGTGAAAATGCGTTTAAACAAGGTGCGGGAGTTGAAGTAGTTGAAACCGCCTTAAGCTTTGTAGAAAGCTAA
- the rpoE gene encoding RNA polymerase sigma factor RpoE — protein sequence MAEQLTDQALVERVQQGDKKAFNLLVSRYQNKVAGLLTRYVSRNDIPDVVQESFIKAYRSIESFRGESAFYTWLYRIAVNTAKNYLTAQGRRPPNEDILAEDAENYDVGTHLRDVDTPENEMLSSELERIVFDTIHNLPEDLKTAITLRELEGLSYEDIAEIMDCPVGTVRSRIFRAREMIENKIQPLM from the coding sequence ATGGCTGAACAGCTAACAGATCAGGCTTTGGTAGAAAGAGTACAGCAAGGGGATAAAAAAGCCTTCAATTTGTTGGTTTCGCGTTATCAAAATAAAGTAGCAGGGCTTTTGACCCGATATGTATCGCGTAACGATATTCCTGATGTGGTGCAAGAATCCTTTATAAAGGCTTATCGCTCAATTGAATCTTTTCGTGGCGAAAGTGCTTTCTATACATGGCTTTATCGAATTGCCGTTAATACGGCAAAAAATTATTTAACGGCTCAAGGTCGCCGTCCACCAAATGAAGATATTTTGGCAGAAGATGCTGAAAATTATGATGTGGGAACACACCTTAGGGATGTGGATACACCCGAAAATGAGATGTTGTCTAGTGAGTTAGAAAGAATTGTTTTTGATACTATTCATAACTTACCAGAAGATTTAAAAACTGCGATTACGTTACGAGAACTAGAAGGTTTAAGTTACGAAGATATTGCAGAAATTATGGATTGTCCTGTTGGTACGGTTCGTTCCCGAATCTTCCGAGCAAGGGAAATGATCGAAAATAAAATTCAACCTCTAATGTAG
- the purB gene encoding adenylosuccinate lyase, protein MQLSTLTALSPLDGRYQDKVTPLRTIFSEFGLMKFRVAVEVRWLQKLASTAEITEVPPFSTQANAFLDGIVANFNETDAAHIKEIERTTNHDVKAVEYFLKEKIQNEVELVNVSEFIHFACTSEDINNLSHALMLSTARDEVILPEWQKLIDEITRLAEEYKTIPLLSRTHGQPASPSTVGKEIANVVYRLKRQFKQLQNAEILGKINGAVGNYNAHLSAYPNIDWHKFSEEFVTSLGIQWNPYTTQIEPHDYIAEFFDAVVRFNTIIIDFDRDLWGYIALNHFKQRTIAGEIGSSTMPHKVNPIDFENSEGNLGLANAVMTHLGQKLPISRWQRDLTDSTVLRNLGVGLGYCLIAYASTLKGISKLEVNQPHLLEELNQNWEVLAEPIQTVMRRYGIEKPYEKLKELTRGKRVTEQAMREFIDKLAIPQEEKLRLQKLTPATYIGAAVELVEKLS, encoded by the coding sequence ATGCAACTCTCTACACTGACCGCACTTTCCCCTCTTGATGGCCGTTATCAAGATAAAGTAACGCCATTACGCACTATTTTTAGCGAATTCGGGTTAATGAAATTCCGTGTAGCTGTGGAAGTTCGTTGGTTACAAAAATTAGCTTCAACGGCAGAAATTACCGAGGTACCGCCATTTTCTACGCAAGCAAATGCTTTTTTAGATGGAATTGTGGCTAATTTTAATGAAACAGATGCTGCGCATATTAAAGAAATTGAACGCACAACTAATCACGATGTGAAAGCCGTTGAATATTTTCTGAAAGAGAAAATTCAAAATGAAGTGGAACTAGTAAACGTTTCCGAATTTATTCACTTCGCTTGCACCTCAGAAGATATTAACAACCTCTCTCACGCATTAATGTTAAGTACCGCTCGTGACGAAGTGATTTTACCAGAATGGCAAAAACTGATTGATGAAATCACTCGTCTTGCAGAAGAATATAAAACGATTCCATTACTTTCTCGCACACATGGACAGCCAGCTTCACCAAGCACAGTGGGCAAAGAAATAGCGAATGTCGTTTATCGCCTAAAACGTCAATTTAAACAACTTCAGAACGCAGAAATCTTAGGTAAAATCAATGGTGCGGTAGGTAACTACAATGCGCATTTATCAGCATATCCTAATATTGATTGGCATAAATTCAGCGAAGAATTTGTCACTTCATTAGGTATTCAATGGAATCCTTATACCACTCAAATTGAGCCGCACGATTATATCGCTGAATTTTTTGATGCTGTAGTACGCTTTAATACCATTATCATTGATTTTGATCGTGATTTATGGGGATACATTGCATTAAATCACTTTAAACAACGAACTATTGCAGGCGAAATTGGTTCTTCTACCATGCCACATAAAGTCAATCCAATTGATTTTGAAAATTCAGAAGGCAATCTAGGCTTAGCCAATGCAGTAATGACCCACTTAGGTCAAAAATTACCAATTTCACGCTGGCAGCGTGACTTAACGGATTCAACCGTATTACGTAATTTAGGCGTAGGATTAGGTTATTGTTTGATCGCTTATGCTTCAACTCTCAAAGGCATTAGTAAACTTGAAGTAAATCAACCGCACTTATTAGAAGAACTCAATCAAAACTGGGAAGTTTTAGCTGAACCAATTCAAACCGTAATGCGCCGCTATGGAATAGAAAAACCTTACGAAAAATTAAAAGAATTAACGCGAGGTAAACGAGTGACAGAACAAGCTATGCGTGAATTCATTGATAAGTTGGCTATTCCACAAGAAGAAAAATTACGTTTACAAAAATTAACACCCGCTACTTATATTGGGGCTGCAGTGGAATTAGTAGAGAAGCTATCATAG
- the rseB gene encoding sigma-E factor regulatory protein RseB: MKKIPLKFTALSLSLLLSSIASAEELSAKQSLDKMTQALDNLNYEIAFVQTTPANMDSFRYRHIKQDNKTYAQLVTLDGRQQEIIQRDNLVSYFQPNAQAFTLNSSNIVDAMPAVVRANFDKLSSDYDFVKLGKDRVAGRFVDTIRIVPKDDFRYQYLVFVDEENGLLLRGDMLDREGKLLDQFRVVTLYIDDRLRGLTDYINKVSMPPLLKESKNKQTSNITWSAGWLPRGFSLRRYTQEVLENEIIDSALYSDGLFTFTLFVSNVGSNDLPENTWKQGAYTIYSEVIGGKEITFIGQLPISTAKRIVQEVKF, encoded by the coding sequence ATGAAAAAAATCCCATTAAAATTTACCGCACTTTCTCTTTCTTTGCTATTAAGTAGCATTGCTTCTGCTGAAGAGCTTTCTGCGAAGCAGTCTTTAGATAAAATGACACAAGCATTGGATAATCTCAATTATGAAATTGCCTTTGTGCAAACTACTCCCGCAAATATGGATTCGTTTCGTTATCGACATATCAAACAAGATAACAAAACTTACGCACAATTAGTTACTTTAGATGGCCGTCAGCAAGAAATTATTCAGCGTGATAATTTAGTCAGTTATTTTCAGCCAAATGCACAAGCATTTACGCTTAATAGTAGCAATATAGTTGATGCGATGCCAGCAGTTGTGCGTGCAAATTTTGATAAGCTTTCTTCTGATTATGATTTCGTAAAATTAGGTAAAGATCGTGTTGCTGGGCGTTTCGTTGATACGATTAGAATTGTGCCTAAAGATGATTTTCGGTATCAATATTTGGTGTTTGTCGATGAAGAAAATGGCTTGTTATTGCGCGGTGATATGCTTGATCGTGAAGGCAAGCTACTCGATCAATTCAGAGTCGTAACACTTTATATTGATGACAGATTAAGAGGATTAACCGATTATATTAATAAAGTGTCAATGCCACCTTTATTGAAAGAAAGTAAAAATAAACAAACTTCAAATATAACTTGGTCAGCGGGATGGTTACCAAGAGGTTTTTCTTTGAGACGGTATACACAAGAAGTATTAGAAAATGAAATCATAGATAGCGCATTATATAGCGATGGTTTATTTACTTTTACGTTGTTTGTTTCTAATGTAGGCTCTAATGACTTACCAGAAAATACTTGGAAACAAGGGGCCTATACGATTTATAGTGAAGTGATCGGTGGAAAAGAAATTACTTTTATTGGGCAATTACCAATCTCGACGGCAAAGCGCATTGTGCAAGAAGTCAAATTTTGA
- a CDS encoding chloride channel protein produces the protein MSCCSLVCVTPRNGIAGGIFTSSLTTGTGIGTMLWDLSGGMVDQRFLVILCMAAFLAGCTQSPVTASVVVMEMTGAQPVLIWLLISSIIASIISHQFSPKPFYHFAAGCFRQQMQARQAEELRSKTEQEK, from the coding sequence ATATCCTGTTGCAGTTTGGTTTGTGTTACCCCTAGGAATGGTATTGCCGGTGGTATCTTTACCTCATCACTGACAACAGGCACAGGCATTGGCACAATGCTTTGGGATCTAAGTGGCGGTATGGTTGATCAACGTTTTTTGGTGATTTTATGTATGGCGGCATTTTTAGCTGGCTGCACACAATCGCCAGTTACAGCCAGTGTTGTTGTAATGGAAATGACAGGCGCACAACCCGTTCTCATTTGGCTCTTGATTTCCAGCATTATTGCATCCATAATCTCGCACCAATTTAGCCCAAAACCATTTTACCACTTTGCTGCAGGCTGTTTTCGCCAGCAAATGCAAGCTCGCCAAGCCGAAGAATTACGCAGCAAAACCGAACAAGAGAAATAA
- a CDS encoding succinate dehydrogenase assembly factor 2 encodes MEKYNKLRIEWDCRRGMLELDKIIMPFYLTHFHELTDDKKDIFIRLLESSDLQLFSWFFNRVKSQDVELQMMVEYIQKVQKIIIN; translated from the coding sequence ATGGAAAAATATAATAAACTTCGCATTGAATGGGATTGTCGTCGAGGAATGCTGGAGTTAGATAAAATCATAATGCCTTTTTATTTGACGCATTTTCATGAATTAACAGATGACAAAAAAGATATTTTTATTCGCTTGTTAGAAAGTTCTGATTTGCAGTTGTTTTCGTGGTTTTTTAATCGTGTGAAATCACAAGATGTAGAGCTTCAAATGATGGTTGAATATATTCAAAAAGTGCAGAAAATCATCATAAATTAA
- the trpS gene encoding tryptophan--tRNA ligase, with translation MAKPIVFSGVQPSGELTIGNYLGALRNWVKMQEDYECIFCVVDLHAITVRQDPVALRKATLDVLALYLACGIDPNKSTIFVQSHVPEHTQLSWVLNCYTYFGEMSRMTQFKDKSARYAENINVGLFDYPVLMAADILLYQAKSVPVGDDQKQHLEITRDIANRFNALYGNIFTIPEIFIGKAGARIMSLQDPEKKMSKSDDNRNNVVTLLEDPKSVAKKIKRAVTDSDEPPVVRYDVQNKAGVSNLLDILSAVTDKPIAELEKEFEGKMYGHLKTAVADEVSTLLAGLQERFHQYRNDEALLDNILRQGAEKARAKAQETLAKVYEAVGFVAAK, from the coding sequence ATGGCAAAACCAATTGTTTTTAGTGGCGTGCAGCCTTCTGGTGAATTAACTATCGGAAATTATTTGGGCGCGTTGCGCAACTGGGTGAAAATGCAAGAGGATTATGAATGTATTTTCTGCGTAGTTGATTTACATGCGATCACTGTGCGTCAAGATCCTGTTGCCCTTCGCAAAGCAACGCTCGATGTGCTTGCACTCTATTTAGCGTGCGGAATTGATCCAAATAAAAGTACTATTTTTGTTCAATCTCACGTTCCAGAACACACGCAATTAAGCTGGGTGTTAAACTGCTACACCTATTTCGGTGAAATGAGCCGAATGACGCAATTCAAAGATAAATCAGCGCGTTATGCAGAAAATATTAACGTGGGTTTGTTTGATTACCCTGTGTTAATGGCGGCGGATATTTTACTTTATCAAGCAAAAAGCGTGCCTGTTGGCGATGACCAAAAACAACACTTAGAAATTACGCGTGATATTGCAAATCGCTTTAATGCGCTCTATGGCAATATTTTCACCATTCCTGAAATTTTCATTGGAAAGGCAGGTGCACGTATTATGTCATTGCAAGATCCTGAAAAGAAAATGTCAAAATCAGATGATAATCGCAACAACGTGGTGACACTTTTGGAAGATCCAAAATCTGTGGCGAAGAAAATTAAACGTGCCGTAACAGATTCAGATGAGCCGCCAGTTGTTCGTTATGATGTGCAAAATAAAGCGGGGGTATCTAATCTTTTAGATATTCTTTCTGCGGTTACGGATAAGCCAATTGCTGAGCTTGAAAAAGAATTTGAAGGTAAAATGTACGGACATTTAAAAACTGCAGTAGCGGATGAAGTCTCAACTTTACTTGCTGGTTTACAAGAACGTTTCCATCAATATCGTAATGATGAAGCTTTATTAGATAATATCTTACGACAAGGTGCGGAAAAAGCGCGTGCAAAAGCCCAAGAAACCTTGGCGAAAGTGTATGAAGCAGTAGGTTTTGTTGCTGCAAAATAA
- the coaA gene encoding type I pantothenate kinase, whose amino-acid sequence MEFSTQQTPFLSFNREQWAELRKSVPLKLTEQDLKPLLGFNEDLSLDEVSTIYLPLTRLINYYIDENLHRQTVLHRFLGRNNAKTPYIISIAGSVAVGKSTSARILQSLLSHWPTERKVDLITTDGFLYPLNKLKQDNLLQKKGFPVSYDTSKLIRFLADVKSGKSNVTAPIYSHLTYDIIPDKFDVVDKPDILILEGLNVLQTGNNKTDQTFVSDFVDFSIYVDAEEKLLKEWYIKRFLKFRESAFNDPNSYFKHYSSLSKEEAISTASKIWDEINGLNLNQNILPTRERANLILKKGHNHQVELIKLRK is encoded by the coding sequence GTGGAATTTTCAACTCAGCAAACACCTTTTTTAAGCTTTAATCGTGAACAATGGGCGGAATTACGTAAATCCGTTCCATTAAAATTGACAGAGCAAGATCTCAAACCACTCTTAGGCTTTAATGAAGACCTTTCATTAGATGAAGTAAGTACAATTTACCTACCATTAACTCGTCTTATTAACTATTACATTGATGAAAATTTACATCGCCAAACGGTACTACATCGTTTTTTAGGCAGAAATAATGCCAAAACACCTTACATAATTAGTATTGCTGGCAGTGTCGCTGTTGGGAAGAGCACTTCTGCACGTATTCTACAATCTCTACTTTCTCATTGGCCAACTGAAAGAAAAGTTGATCTCATCACAACAGATGGGTTTCTTTATCCATTAAACAAGCTTAAACAAGATAATCTTTTACAAAAGAAAGGTTTTCCCGTTTCTTATGACACATCTAAACTCATTCGCTTTTTAGCGGATGTAAAATCAGGTAAAAGCAATGTTACAGCACCAATTTACTCTCATTTAACATACGATATTATTCCCGATAAATTTGATGTGGTAGATAAACCTGACATTCTTATTTTAGAAGGCTTGAATGTACTTCAAACGGGTAATAATAAAACCGATCAAACATTCGTATCAGATTTTGTTGATTTCTCTATTTATGTTGATGCAGAAGAAAAGTTATTGAAAGAATGGTATATCAAACGATTTCTGAAATTCCGCGAAAGTGCATTCAACGATCCTAATTCTTACTTTAAACATTACTCAAGCTTATCTAAAGAAGAGGCTATCTCGACGGCAAGTAAAATTTGGGATGAAATTAACGGGTTAAACCTTAATCAAAATATTCTTCCAACTCGTGAGCGTGCAAATTTAATTCTAAAAAAAGGTCATAATCATCAAGTAGAATTAATAAAATTAAGAAAATAA
- a CDS encoding RseA family anti-sigma factor, which produces MQKEQLSAYMDGEQVETDLIDALLRDEELQASWHSFHTVRSVMRKESAVFLGADFTAKMADLIELEDVKKVDVIAVSQPEPEDAHNSVFMQKLKAFFAPMTQVAVAAGVCLVAVLGVQSFNNKNDASNLPETPVLQTLPFNNAVQEVSYNAPSKDTLTSDQLEKKSRRIGAMLQNYELQRRMHSDALDVSSSQVR; this is translated from the coding sequence ATGCAAAAAGAGCAGCTTTCAGCCTATATGGATGGAGAACAAGTCGAAACTGACTTGATAGATGCTTTATTAAGAGACGAAGAATTACAAGCGTCTTGGCATTCATTTCATACCGTTCGTTCAGTAATGCGTAAAGAAAGTGCGGTCTTTTTAGGGGCTGATTTTACCGCTAAAATGGCAGATTTGATTGAGTTAGAAGACGTGAAGAAAGTTGATGTCATTGCTGTGTCTCAACCTGAACCAGAAGACGCACATAATTCTGTATTTATGCAAAAATTAAAAGCGTTCTTTGCACCAATGACGCAAGTTGCTGTTGCTGCTGGTGTATGTTTAGTGGCAGTACTTGGTGTTCAATCTTTCAATAATAAAAACGATGCGTCTAATTTACCTGAGACTCCAGTATTGCAAACCTTGCCATTTAATAATGCGGTTCAAGAGGTTAGCTATAATGCGCCAAGTAAAGATACATTAACTTCAGATCAGCTTGAGAAAAAAAGTCGTCGCATTGGCGCAATGTTGCAAAATTATGAATTGCAACGTCGAATGCACTCTGATGCTTTAGATGTAAGTAGCAGTCAAGTAAGATAA